The following is a genomic window from Pseudomonas purpurea.
TTCCGCGCGCAGTGCGAGGTTGAACAGAACGCGGCACTGGCAGCACTGGAACAAGCCCGCGCGCAACGTGGCCGAGAACTTAAGCGCCTGCAACGCGAGCACGACACGATCCAGCGCCGCGCCGCCGGATCACGCCGTAACGCCGAGACCGCCAACGTCTCGCGGATCGAGCGCGCCAGTATGAAAGGTGCCGCGACCGAGATCATGGGCCATGTGCGCCCGGCTCATCAGGCGCATAAATCCGAACTCGACACCCTGGTGCGCGAGGCCAACGCGCGGGTAGCGGCGCAAGAGCCGGTGCTGATCACACTCCCCGCCACTGCGGTGCCTGAGAGCCGGCAGGTGGTGAGCCTGATTGACGCACAACTGCCGTGGCTCGCGCCAGAACAGCTGAGCACTTACCTGAACCTGACAATCTCGGGGCCGATGCGCATCGCCGTCAGCGGGCCAAACGGTTGTGGCAAGTCAACATTGCTCAAGCTGCTTGCGCAAATCACTCCGCCCAGCAGCGGCCAGTGCCTGACGCACGTGCCCTGCGCCTACCTGGATCAGCAACTGGTGCAACTTGACGATCAGCGGTCGATCATCGAGCAGTTGGAGAAACCCGGCTCACTCATGACCGAAGGCACACTGCGTACCCGCTTGGCTCAGTTGCAACTCGATGCCCGGCAAGTCACCCAACCCTGCGGTTCACTGAGCGGCGGCGAACGCCTCAAAGCAGCCCTCGCCATTGCGGTCTGGAAAACACCGCCCGCACAACTGCTGTTACTGGACGAACCGACCAACCACCTCGACCTCGCCTCCGTGCAAGCCGTCGAGCAGGCTTTGCGAGGGTTTCCAGGGGCGATGGTGGTGGCTTCCCACGATCAAGCGTTTCTCGCTGCGCTTTCCCCCACTCACACATTGACGTGGCAACCCGACGGTTGGCGCCTGGAGAACGTCAACGTCTGATGGGCAGTTTGGCGCAACAGGAGTCGGTGGCCAGGCATCTGTTTGCAGGATTGCGAGTTGCTTCTATAGTTGATCTGAACACCTATTCACCTCGGTGACGCCATGGAAGACATTTTCGTAGTCAGGCGCTGTAACAAGATCATCATCCAGGGCCGTCGCGCCGGCGAGGTTCTTCATCTCCCGCCGGTCGCCGAGGTGTGGTACAGAATCGCCGACACCCGCACCCGGGGCGGGTTCATCGGCGACGGTTTTGAGAGCGAGGAAGACGCCCGGCGCGAATGCCGACGGCTCAACGCGGCCAGCCGGCTAATGCCGTCTCACCAGCCTTAGCCGGCCAGACACCGATGCCACGCGTCTTTGCAGTGCATTTTCCGGGTCTATACTGATTTCAGCTGAAGGACCGGCGCCCCAATGGCAAAAGGCTCGCTCGCGGGCTTTTTGTTGTCCTCGGCCAGTTTTCTCTGAACGGAGGTGCTTCCCATGTCCGAAAAAGAGTCCATCACCACCCTGCTGACACTGCTCGATTCTCGCCAGGCTCGCCTGGCAGCTGCCTGCAAGGAAATTGCCGACTGGGTCGACCACCAGGGCGGTCATCCCACCGCGCTGAGAATCCGTGATCGCCTCAGAGACATCGAGAACGATGCCCCCTTGGTCCAGAGTGCGCTCACCGCGCTCAAACCAGTCGAACCACGGCTACCAAAGTTCCGCTAGTACCCTGACCCGACAGCACAACTGACTGTGCCCACAAGGCACTGTCTTTGTGTGGCTCCTGATTTGCTCATCCATCCCTCTTTCGCAAGCTGGAGAGGCACGCCTGATCCCCACTGTTTATCGTGAGTGCTGGCGTGTCCGACACATATGGCAATATGATTGCGCCCGTGGCGTTCGCACATGCGGACACTCGGACATTATTAAAAAGGAAGTTTCATGAAAGATTTCGTTATCAGCGTCAACAACATCGTGCTCTACCTTGCTCTTGGATTCCTCTGGATCTCTGGCCTGTTCATGATGAGCCAAAGCTTCCTCGTGGGTCTGGGCACGGTGATTGGCGGCTCGCTGGTATGGTGCATCGTGTCGGGCTTCTGGTTCGTGCAGTCGGCAACCTACGAAGAACTGCGCAAGCTGAACGCAAAGCCCTGACGGGACCCGCGCTGTTCCGACGCGGACATATCGGACCCATCGCCGCGCACCAACAGGTGCGCGCAAAGTCCAGTCTTCACGCGCAATGCTGTTGACCGACAACACCTCAGGGCTTCAGTGGCCGCTCTTCATCAAGCTCCGACAACTCTTTGCCATCATCGGGATGCTTCCACGTTTGCGGTGGCGGTTCCGGGTGCTCGTCTGGCTTTTGAGCGGTGCCCTTGGCGGTATCATCCTGTGGTTCGTGTTTGTTCCAGAATGTCATGTTCACCTCCCTTTGCAGGCTGGATGTGTCCTCCACTTTCAGGATAGAACAACTCGGCGCAAACGCCCAAAGCCGGAGTCGCCCGCCCAGGCCCTGCCAGGCAGGAGGCATCAATCTTCGCAGTGCTTGATGCCCAGCTCTTCAGCGAAACGCAGCAGATAACCATCGGGGTCCTGCACCAGAAAGTTGCGCTGGCCGACCAGTTGATCATCATTGCGATACCAGTGTTCTTCAACCGGCCTGCGCAAGGCATGCCCCGCTGCTTGCAATGCGTTGGCCAACGCATGGGCATCAGGACAGACAATGGACAGGTTCATTCCGCGGCCAAAAGGACGCTCCAGCGGACCGACACGCCAGGGCGAGTCGCTGTGCCAATCTTCCTCCAGCATAATCTGGCTCTGCCCAAAAGACAGGTAGGCGAATTTGTCTTCCGGGCGTTCATACTCAATGGAAAAACCTGCGACCTGGCAGTAAAAGGCGAGGCTCTTGGCCAGGTCTGAAACAATCAATTCGGGAACAAGGGCGTTCATCTTGAACATGTCTGACATCCGTTCGGGGGCGTAATAACACGGGTCAGTTCCGACCAGCGCTCTACAGGGGGAGGCGCAGACTATCAACCTTTCTCCCACGCGGAAAAGAAGAGTCGGCACGACGTAAAAGACAGAGGAACGTCTTCTGTCGCGGGCGGAATCAACTATTCGGCCCTGAAACCCCAGACTATTTCCACGATACGTACGGCCAGGACGAGGTAGAGCAAACAGAACAACACCTGCAACAAGATGTGATAGCGAAGATTGCTCAACTTGCGCACTCCGTCGCTGACATTGAGCACCATCAGGCATCCTGACACCGCTATCAGCCCCCATCCCGTCAAAGTTGGCCCGAAAAACCCCAGAAACAGCTCATGATGGCCCTGCAACGCGTTAGTGCCCGCGGCGAACAGCAATGCACACACCAGCAGATTCTTGATGTTGTCGAATATCTTTGCGTTCAGGTCGTTGTCCAGTAACGCCAGATACCAGTTCCAGAACTTGCGCATGTTGACGGCCCCCCGACACCTGCATTAGCAACTGACGCTCCGCATTAACCAGGACGATGAGCCTGCGAAACCCTTTGTAACATCGAGCTTAGCGAGTCTTTTCACAAGATGCCGCCTTCTGGTGCCCAATGGTTCGAACAATACCTCGTTGATAAGAACCCCGGATAGGGCCCTGCTCGGCAACTAATTTACACAGCAAGACTTATGTAACCCGACAATACGCCGATACTGTGCAGCGGCACGGAAACGCCGAAACGCATTTATTCATACAAGGCAGGAACCTGAACAATGTTCGAACACATCTGGCGCAGCATCCATTCCCCAGGCTACTTCCCCAACGTTCTGGAATGGATGATGGATATTCTCCTCAACCCGTTCATGGTGGTTCTGTGCCTGATGGTCGGAGCGCTGGCCGGTAAATGGTGGCGAGCCATCCCCTACGGCAGTCTTGTGTGTTATGTGGTGTTCCTGAGCCGCTCGTCATTCTATCGGTGGGGCAGCATCTTCCCCGTAGCCGGCCTGCCTGCACTGTTTATCGATGGTGCACTGCTGGCCCTTCTCGGCTTCTATTTGAAAGGCGTACTCAGAACCCGCTCAGAAGCAAAACCCGAAGGGCATTGGCTGCGCTGGCTGTATCAAAGCCTGAAGGTCGTCATGCTGACAGTCATGGTGATGTTCTGGGTACTCGTCGTGCTGTTTGTCCTGACCTTCACCGTCTCGGTCGCCACCCAACCGTCACTGGCACATTGATCCTGGTGCACCTCTCACAACTTGCTAAGGAACGGCATCATCAAAGCACTCATCGCACTCTTACTACTATCAACCGTCACGCTGAACGGTTGCGGCACCGCCATGGGCCGGTTGGCGGGTTCGGACCCTTCATTACCCAGTGATGGCTACTACATGGGCACCCGCACCAATATCGAGTTCCTGTCTGCGGCAGAAAGCCTGATGTTCTGCTGGCCGACAATCGTCTGCCCGCTGATCTTCATCGCCTCGCTTCCGGTGGATGCCGCCGTCGATACCGTTTTACTGCCTTACGATGCGATAAGGACTCAGTAGCCGGATAGAAAAACCCGCTCGTGAGCGGGTTTTTCTCAGGCCTCCTGGCTCGATGCACGCAGTCCAGCCCTGTCTGGCTCTTGCGGGAGCCAGATCAACGGGCGATAGGTGGTCTGGCACAACGGCAACGACAAGGCCGCGAAGCGTTCAATGAGGGCATCCCGCCGATGGGCGTCGACGCGCTCACCCAGCAACACTGGCAACTGACGACAGCGCTTGAGCGCCTCGGCAACGTTGATCGCAAGCAACGCGGCGGTGGCGCGGGCCGCGCTGATAACCTGCTCGTCCGGGCACTCGACCAGGTGCAGGTCGTACTCGGTAAAGAAACCACGGGAAAGATCCGATGGTACGCGGTCGCCCTTGCTCGTCGGCGTCTTTACCTCGCAGAAGGTGTCGTACTCGGCGTAGTACTCCAGTGCATCGGCATAATCCTGTACGTGCGATAACGGGTTTTGTTCCTTCTGCACGCAGAGCACCGAAGCAAACGTCGCCGGCTCCAGAAACCCGTACAACCCATGCACATGTGCGTACGCCGAGACTTCTTCGCCATAGTCGTTGTCTTGCATCTCGTCTTCATCAGGCGAGAGGTAAAACCGACACTGGATGAGCGGCTTGCCCGTTTCGGCATAAATCCAGCTGTAACGTGCCCAGACATCACCGTCGTCACAGCAGGCCGCGATTGCCTCAATGGCCTCTTGAAGGGAACACAGGGCTGGCACCGCTGGATTCTCAGGCATTGTCGAAGTCCCCGGTCCATTCCGGGTAATAGTCACCGGCATGCTTTTTCATGAACGGGAAGTACCAGGCTGCGGGTTCCGGTGCCAGGTTGAATCCGGACTCGTCATCAATAATCGAATCTTCAACGTCAAAGCCCAATACGGCGTGATGACGGGCACTCAGCAACACCAGAAACTGAGGGAGAGAATCGGCGACAGGGCTGAAGCACCACTCGCCTCTGCCTGGCTGTCCCAAGAACACCGGGCACGCTGGCCCCTCAGACAGATCCACGATGATGGGGTCTGCGCCCTCGTCGCCGATCAATACCCAATCATCACTCCAGCCTTCAATGTGTTCGTTTGTGACGGGGTTGAAGTTGTAGCCCTTGGCCAACTTCTTGATATCGCCGGCGGCATACAGGGTCACCGAGTTACCGACTGTCGAAAAGTCGCAAGCGGCGTCGGGAGCGAAGTTCTGGATGTAACGCGAGAGTTCGGCCGGTAAGTCTGCCTGCCATTCTTCACTGATCCGTTGCACTTCCACGGCCCCGGCCCCGACAAGCGGTAATGGCGACTCAATCCAGAACGATTCGATGATGGTTATTGCGTCTTCAAACGACACTCGCGGCTCCTTGATATCACTCGGATAAACTCCTTCGGGCATGAGGTAAACGCGAGCGTTCCCCTGCCAACTGCCCGGCGATCATATCACCGCCTCGCCAACAGACCGCGACGGCCACAAGCCGTCACATGCCTGCGGCCATTCCACAAAAGCGTCAGTAGCCATCAGCCAGCATCAATGCGAAACTGCGGCCGCAAAATCAACCCCGACGCACTCCCACGCGTTTCAAAGGATCGCCCGCTTGCTAAGGATTGGCATCATCACAGCCCTCCCCCGTCTTTTGCTCGCCTGTAGCGTTGGTTCCAAACAGCCGAGGTCATCTTGAAGTCATTCATCATTGCAGCGCTGGTTGCCCTGCTCGTGATTTCCAATCTGTTCTGGCTGTACGTGGTCGTCGACACCGCCGTTACAAGATCCTATGCCGACCAGGAAATGGACGTGCTCAAAAAGGCCAACGCCCAAGCCGTCGGTATGCTCAAGACCGTGCTGGAGGGGAAGACAAAATCACAGGTCGAGCTCGCGGCCATGAAGTTCTCGGAACTTGAGCCTTATGAAAAGGAAGGCTGCCTGTGGATCGGCTGGTACGGTTTCAAGTTTTCCGAGACCGGACTTTTCATGAATCTGGAGACCGATGAGTCGTACAACGACAACCCGATCTGCCGTGAAGAGACGCCGCCCGATCAAGAACCGCGTTGAAACCGCCGCATACTGCACATCTCCCG
Proteins encoded in this region:
- a CDS encoding ABC-F family ATP-binding cassette domain-containing protein, with protein sequence MTHVTRLPALVTLNQLTFQFANGETLFDSLNLSLDRRPTGIVGRNGSGKSVLARLIAGELSPSSGNLKRYGSVAYVAQEHACLTSRSVAQVAGVADTLDALTRLNQGHAASEDLEQVGDRWDLPERLRRSLDEAGLQGLEAHHPAQPLSGGQLARVALIGALLSRADLLVLDEPTNHLDAHGREWLVNQLAGWRGGLTVVSHDRQLLNGMQRIVELSELGLRTFGGNHEAFRAQCEVEQNAALAALEQARAQRGRELKRLQREHDTIQRRAAGSRRNAETANVSRIERASMKGAATEIMGHVRPAHQAHKSELDTLVREANARVAAQEPVLITLPATAVPESRQVVSLIDAQLPWLAPEQLSTYLNLTISGPMRIAVSGPNGCGKSTLLKLLAQITPPSSGQCLTHVPCAYLDQQLVQLDDQRSIIEQLEKPGSLMTEGTLRTRLAQLQLDARQVTQPCGSLSGGERLKAALAIAVWKTPPAQLLLLDEPTNHLDLASVQAVEQALRGFPGAMVVASHDQAFLAALSPTHTLTWQPDGWRLENVNV
- a CDS encoding VOC family protein — encoded protein: MFKMNALVPELIVSDLAKSLAFYCQVAGFSIEYERPEDKFAYLSFGQSQIMLEEDWHSDSPWRVGPLERPFGRGMNLSIVCPDAHALANALQAAGHALRRPVEEHWYRNDDQLVGQRNFLVQDPDGYLLRFAEELGIKHCED
- a CDS encoding YceK/YidQ family lipoprotein, with amino-acid sequence MLRNGIIKALIALLLLSTVTLNGCGTAMGRLAGSDPSLPSDGYYMGTRTNIEFLSAAESLMFCWPTIVCPLIFIASLPVDAAVDTVLLPYDAIRTQ